Proteins encoded by one window of Aspergillus puulaauensis MK2 DNA, chromosome 4, nearly complete sequence:
- the CTK2 gene encoding putative cyclin (COG:D;~EggNog:ENOG410PJ8K;~InterPro:IPR006671,IPR036915,IPR013763,IPR043198;~PFAM:PF00134;~go_function: GO:0016538 - cyclin-dependent protein serine/threonine kinase regulator activity [Evidence IEA];~go_process: GO:0006357 - regulation of transcription by RNA polymerase II [Evidence IEA]): MAPEPKQDSKDPPGSDAALPEPPPIHPSFIQVAKPYIFEQTIQKCMASMAINPLREENLRLQGVTWIDNVRRELNLPIRTFNTAVIYYHKFRLNHHDSEYNNMDAAAASLFIACKIEDTLKKSREIICAAYNLKQPQSEQISPDNQVLDEPARGIIGLERLMLESSGFDFRTRHPQKTLIKLARKYGLGPQSEVSNVAYRISQDIYRTFAPIKQTTSTMAFSCLELAGRLLEQRIEAVELGVDYAKWETSREEVMETLLDLLELYTHHRSSTSVGPHFPADRFLTVRIPLNKEAEEQRLPRYTHSTEEGKSPNVSQKGPTTNGSANDEKDTSGYHPLIPATAHGERPKAGEKGRDAAVRFIVDSEYAAAEKARVAEYFKVEMEEYEVEE, encoded by the exons ATGGCACCCGAACCGAAGCAGGACTCAAAGGATCCCCCGGGTTCCGACGCGGCCCTGCCTGAACCCCCGCCCATCCACCCGTCCTTCATCCAGGTAGCGAAGCCTTATATCTTCGAGCAAACCATCCAGAAATGCATGGCCTCCATGGCGATCAATCCTCTGCGCGAGGAGAATCTCCGCCTGCAGGGTGTCACCTGGATCGATAATGTTCGCCGTGAGCTTAATCT GCCCATTCGAACCTTTAACACTGCTGTGATTTATTACCACAAGTTCCGACTGAACCACCACGACTCGGAGTACAATAACATG gatgctgctgcggcttcgCTGTTCATTGCCTGCAAGATCGAAGACACGCTTAAGAAGTCGCGTGAGATTATATGCGCCGCGTATAATTTAAAGCAACCGCAATCCGAACAAATCTCTCCGGATAACCAG GTGCTCGATGAACCCGCCCGAGGCATTATCGGTTTAGAGAGACTTATGCTCGAGAGCTCTGGATTTGATTTCCGGACGCGCCATCCGCAGAAAACGTTGATCAAGCTAGCTAGAAAATACGGCCTTGGACCGCAATCGGAAGTATCGAACGTTGCCTACCGTATTTCGCAAGATATCTACCGCACCTTTGCGCCGATTAAGCAGACCACATCAACAATGGCATTCAGCTGCCTCGAGCTTGCGGGTCGTTTGCTCGAACAACGGATTGAAGCAGTGGAACTTGGAGTAGACTATGCGAAGTGGGAAACAAGCCGGGAGGAGGTCATGG AAACCCTCCTTGATCTCCTTGAGTTATACACTCACCACCGCAGCTCTACTTCTGTCGGGCCTCACTTCCCTGCCGACCGATTCCTTACTGTGCGGATACCCCTGAAtaaggaagcggaagaacAGAGACTGCCACGCTACACCCACTCGACAGAGGAAGGAAAATCTCCAAACGTCTCGCAGAAGGGGCCAACAACCAATGGGTCGGCAAATGATGAGAAGGATACGTCCGGCTATCATCCTCTTATCCCAGCCACAGCCCACGGGGAACGCCCGAAAGCAGGAGAGAAGGGCCGGGACGCGGCAGTCCGGTTTATTGTCGATTCTGAGTACGCAGCGGCCGAGAAAGCTCGCGTCGCCGAGTATTTCAAGGTTGAAATGGAAGAATATGAGGTAGAGGAATGA